Proteins from a single region of Juglans microcarpa x Juglans regia isolate MS1-56 chromosome 5S, Jm3101_v1.0, whole genome shotgun sequence:
- the LOC121268539 gene encoding abscisic acid receptor PYL4-like has product MLSNPPKSSLLLHRINTTTTSTAAAQFQKSDFHKRYFPLKCANPVPDSVARYHTHAAGPNQCFSAVVQEIGAPVSTVWSVVRRFDNPQAYKHFVKSCNLIGGDGDVGTLREVQVVSGLPAARSTERLEILDEERHVISFSVVGGDHRLANYRSVTTLHSSPAGNGTVVLESYVVDVPTGNTKEDTCVFVDTIVRCNLHSLAQIAENLTRRNKS; this is encoded by the coding sequence CTGCCGCGGCGCAGTTTCAGAAGAGCGACTTCCACAAGCGGTACTTCCCTCTAAAGTGCGCCAACCCCGTGCCCGACAGCGTGGCGCGCTACCACACCCACGCGGCTGGGCCGAACCAGTGTTTCTCCGCCGTGGTGCAGGAGATCGGCGCTCCAGTATCCACGGTGTGGTCCGTGGTCCGCCGCTTCGACAATCCGCAGGCCTACAAGCACTTCGTCAAGAGCTGCAACCTCATCGGAGGAGACGGAGACGTCGGCACACTCCGCGAAGTCCAAGTTGTCTCGGGCCTCCCCGCCGCGCGTAGTACCGAGCGTCTAGAGATCCTCGACGAGGAGCGCCACGTCATCAGCTTCAGCGTAGTTGGCGGTGACCACCGCCTCGCCAACTACAGGTCAGTAACCACCCTCCACTCGTCACCCGCAGGTAACGGCACCGTCGTGCTCGAGTCTTACGTGGTGGACGTCCCGACTGGAAACACTAAGGAGGACACCTGCGTCTTCGTGGACACAATCGTTCGCTGCAACCTCCATTCGCTGGCTCAGATCGCCGAGAACTTGACCAGACGCAACAAGTCCTAG
- the LOC121266732 gene encoding protein trichome birefringence-like 34 has product MAAKKHQAVVLGTSWRIRSSFRSLIAFLITALIITAVYLTQDSIGRVLELDRTDGLHELSECNLFSGKWVFDNQSYPLYKEQQCTFMSDQLACEKFGRKDLSYQNWRWQPHQCNLPWFNATALLETLRNKRLVFVGDSLNRNQWVSMVCLVDSWIPPKLRSMHNNDSLNIFKAIEYNATIEFYWAPLLVESNSDDPVNHRIPDRTVRIKAIEKHARHWTGGDILVFDSYLWWRRPRMKVLWGSFESPDDAIYKEVEMLRVYEMALRTWSDWVEVHVDKTKTQLFFVSMSPTHERAKDWGGDENCYKETGKISEEGYWGSDSDPKMMRVVEMVLEDLKTRGLNVQMLNITQLSEYRKDGHPSIYRKQWEPLTKEQIENPSSYADCIHWCLPGLPDVWNELLYAYIVHQ; this is encoded by the exons ATGGCGGCAAAGAAACACCAAGCTGTAGTTCTTGGTACGTCATGGAGAATCAGAAGCAGCTTCCGCTCCCTTATTGCATTCCTGATCACCGCCCTAATCATCACCGCCGTTTATCTTACCCAAGACAGCATTGGAAGAGTCTTGGAATTAGATAGAACCGACGGTTTACATGAGCTTTCAGAATGCAATTTGTTTTCTGGGAAGTGGGTATTCGATAACCAAAGTTACCCTCTATACAAAGAGCAGCAGTGCACGTTCATGTCTGATCAATTGGCTTGCGAGAAGTTTGGGAGAAAGGACCTGAGCTATCAGAACTGGAGGTGGCAACCTCATCAATGTAACCTTCCTTG GTTCAATGCAACAGCGTTGCTGGAGACGCTAAGGAACAAGAGGCTTGTGTTTGTTGGAGATTCCCTGAACAGGAATCAGTGGGTTTCGATGGTCTGCCTAGTCGATTCATGGATCCCTCCAAAGCTTAGATCCATGCACAACAATGACTCTTTGAACATCTTTAAGGCCATT GAATACAATGCGACGATTGAGTTCTACTGGGCCCCATTGCTAGTGGAATCAAACTCCGATGATCCGGTGAACCACCGGATACCAGATCGGACAGTTAGAATCAAAGCAATTGAGAAGCATGCCAGGCATTGGACCGGCGGAGATATACTGGTGTTTGACTCCTACTTATGGTGGAGAAGGCCCAGAATGAAAGTTCT GTGGGGATCATTTGAAAGCCCTGATGATGCTATCTATAAAGAAGTAGAGATGCTGCGCGTCTATGAGATGGCTCTAAGAACGTGGTCTGATTGGGTGGAAGTCCACGTTGATAAAACCAAGACccaattgttttttgttagcATGTCACCAACTCATGAAAG GGCTAAAGATTGGGGTGGTGATGAAAACTGCTACAAAGAAACGGGGAAGATTTCAGAAGAGGGATATTGGGGAAGTGACTCGGATCCAAAGATGATGCGTGTGGTTGAAATGGTGCTGGAGGATTTGAAAACAAGAGGTCTGAATGTACAAATGCTCAACATTACACAGCTCTCAGAATATCGAAAAGATGGCCATCCATCTATCTATAGGAAGCAGTGGGAACCCCTAACGAAAGAGCAAATAGAAAACCCAAGCAGTTATGCAGACTGTATACATTGGTGTCTCCCTGGATTGCCCGATGTCTGGAACGAGCTCCTGTATGCTTATATTGTTCATCAATGA